tcttgcttttatatttaggtttttgatccattttgattaatttttggataaggtctgagataggggtcctttttccttcttttggctatggatatccagttctagttctctcaccaccatttgttgaatgcactTTTCTGCCttagctgtgtgggtttgacaggctagtcaaaaatcacttgaccttacTTACATGTGAGGTCTGTTTCTGGAccatcattttggttccattggtctatggatctgtctttatgcctgtaccatgctgtttttaccattgtagctaggtaatatgatttaaagtccggaagtgagagtcttccaaccttgcttttcctttttaagatgtttctggcaattcaggaccctttactcttctaaataaatttggtaatagtgttttccatttatttttaaatgctggtggaatttttattgggattagcattgaatctgtatatcaatttgagtagaattgacatcttaatgatatttagtcttctgctccatgagcatggaaaattcttccaattatttaggtcttttttgatctcttaacaatgcattgtagttttctgaataaaagtgctttacatcattggttaagtttattcctaaatatttcatcttTTAGTTGATaccataaatggatttttttcctaatttcttcctcagattatgcattactagtgtcttttaaagtctgtttcatctgatgtaagtatagttactctggctttttttttttctccctacatgcatagaatatctttttccagcttttcactttcagtctattagTATCCTTGGGACTGAGGTGattctcctgcagacagcatataggtggctcatattttcttatctattctgccagtctgtgtcttttgattgggagtttaatccattaacattcagtgttattactgtaaaggcagttcttatttcacccattttgatctttgggttttttgGACTCTTTTGAGACTTCTAGTTACTTTTAGTGACATAATTTTCATTCctggactctcttccaagcctctctctcctttcatttcagactgtagcataccctttagtatttcctgcaaatctggtctcttggttacaaactttctcagtttctgtttatctgtgaatattctaaactcatcctcatttttttttatcctccccccttgtggctttttgcatgctgcctgctctctgtgtccatttactgtgtgttcttgtctgtatttatttattttatttcccttccccactTGCAgctcgcttgctgtctgctctgtgtccattcactgtgtgctcttgtgtgtttttgcttgtctccctttttttgttgttgttgcatcaccttgctgagttggctctctgtggcgcttgaGGGttgggtggcactctgcagcgtgtgggcgagcctgccttcacaaggaggccccaggacacgaacccagggcctcccatatggtagacgggagctcgtctgattgagccatagctgtttccctcaccctcatttttgaaagacaatcttgacaTATATAAGTttctggctggaagtttttctctagcagaatcttaaatgtatcatactactgtcttcttgcctccatgatttcttttttttttttttattttaaatatttatttattattattattttttaattacattaaaaaaaatatatgaggtcccattcaaccccaccgcccccgccccccactccccccacagcaacactctctcccatcatcgtgatacatccattgcacctggtaagttcatctctgagcatcactgcaccccatagtcaatggtccacatcatagcccagactctctcacgttccatccagtgggccctggggggatctacagtgtcccgtaattgtccgtgaagcactatccaggacaactccacgtcccgaaaacgcctccacatctcatctcttcctcccgttccccacacccagcagcccccatggctaccgttcccacacccattccacattttctctgtggacattggattggttgtgtccattgcacacctatgtcaagtgagggcttagattccacatgggtactggatgcactcttcccgcttctagttgtagacactctaggctccatgttgtggtggttgaccttcttcaactccatgttagctgagtggagtaagtccaataagtcaaagtgtaggagctgaagtctgttgaggctctgggcctgggtgtcatattatcagtccagagattcaaatcccctacatatatcttaaactcagcaccaactacaatttcaataaagtagcatgcaagtcttgtgaaaagagatcccctctgagtccatttccatcgcgcagaaacaccagctccaaagaagggccatctgtcatgggagtgaaccccttctgccatgaccatagaacccgtgggtctctttatccctcaaaagaaccaatacctggggttgtatctaccttatctgtctcttagactctgttcagttgtacataggggtattccttctgacaacctccagactcgtttttagagactcacagccttataatctcatttcttctttccatttcccccttacattaggtcaaaccacttcccgaagtcatgttattatatgtagacaggtatattctgctgttccgcattgaatctttaattcaaggtcattttctagttgcttcttcagctggtatgtggtagtgatccctcggtgccagggaggctcatccccgggtgtcgtgtcccacgctggggggaatgcatcacatctacatgctgagtttggctgtgagagtggccacatttgagtaacatgaaggctgtcaggaggaaacccccaggcacaatgctactctaggccttgttcttattgcaggtgcataggctcaaaagtgtagccattagtatcaagagcccactgttgggccctccttccttcctggttcttgccgctgctctcccagggcccacaacagtgaccccccggccaggagcccagtacccccccagctgttgtttttaattgtttccactatgagtatatatagacattaccatataccctgggcatatgccctgtataactccctgtcaaccatatatatcctgtcaataacatcccatatcagtattcctccgctgccattgttgaaccactctgtgatccaaaacttcccgtaaagtgaatcccaacataatgtcagcttcagaagagtcttagatcaccaaaattcatatatacaatatacagtatttctccagatccaccataaaaccttttcccttccacagcaataatcttttaacttattcatatcatatttcctgaaactgatgtacagattccgaaactatagttttcaaacaaggtaacatttgtgcttactatgtggtccatactttaggttgtacagttttccaaattttttagttatcctatgttttgtcttatggttttcattattagtctgtcgtcccctatatgtttttggtgtaatattagctgttttatattcatcctcgtgtactctcacataactcctcttttgcccccttatttacctttgttccatccattgcacgtccattttcccctccccttagggcccacaacgcctgccaatctaatgccctgggagccgtcctttctcacgagagatacagttctctctattcgacggcattagttttccccaggatatgggtccaccccacccaatggtagaacccaccttggcaaaatgagccttcagctattccctccagagtccgtcccgcatcagaccataccccctgagcgtcctaaccaggtgaccctcctacttatactttgatacgttttactcaacatttagttctcaatccatgatttctgatgagaaatgggcaCTCAGTCTTactgggtattccttatatgttatgcatggcttttctcttgctgctctcagaattttctctttgtccttggcatttcaTGTTCTGATCATCAGTATGTGTTTCggagttggtctgttcagatttatttggctgggagtacattgtgcttcttggacatggctatcttatgtccttcagtagggcttggaaattttccaccattattcagatattccttctgccccttttcccttctcttctccttctgggacacacatgacatgtatgtttgtgtgtctcttgctgttgtttagttccttgagaccttgttcaattttcccattctttttttcatctgttctttcatatgtttgctttcagaggctttttcttcaagctcaccaatccttttttctccctcctcaattctgctgttatatgacttcaatgtattttaaatttcatttattgtacctttcattcccataagagctgctgtttttctatgtatgctttcactttcttctttgtgctcatccagtgtctgcttaatatccttaatctcttcagctatctcactgaatttattaaggcaatttgtttgaaaatctgtgattagttgtctcaactactgtatgccatctggaggcttatcttgttcctttaactggaccatagcttcctgttccttggtgtgcattgtaattttttgttggtgtcttggcatgttgcttactagagtatttattctgggtgcagtttttctctttagtttaggcttcctgccctttctcccttgctggttatgcagtaggaaccaaggatgtaattggtgctataagctgtggaggctcaagctgccctcattgcaccagggaccagtgaagcttcttccaactttctcctttgccaggggtagggacagagtcacaactgtgtgaaTAATCCACGTTGTgtgcctagactctagttgcccagagagactgatgaagcttcatgcccctttctcccctgcctggggtggggatggtgctACAAGTGTGGGCAGCGATCATTGCGGTGTGGGTCCAAATGACCGACGTTGCCCCGGTAGGCCTCCAactatttagtctgtgccagccaaatgcacctgcagttacctggagaggctggtgcaggtcccgcagcttcctccctgctggaggtggggctggggcctaggctagagctgcaatctgacctggatggaaagaagccggtccccaccagcactgggattttcagtttgccctgcttcccctcgtgccaggggtGGAGCTAAAAtagcagctcccagcctctttctgacttggacaggctcaaaccttagctgttctcaggattgtactttagcctgctgaatttactcatcagtagctgaagttggcgcccaattgtctcttcctcccgtttttgggaagtggagcttccaattccagccatggaacagctcccgaggcggcttgtgcctccagtggaggctggcaccggcctccggggcatggagcctctacttgtGAGTCTTCTCTGCGgacgggcatctcctccttccactccctcaaggatattgcaggatgctcatctggcctcctggggcccccaaacaggtgcttcagcagctccagagagctctgggtgtttgctagctgccctgtagcaggagctgacgctaggagcgccttactccgccaccatctagctggttctgaattttttttcttaccagTATTTTCTAAATGTTCCACTAGGAATAGGTGGTACTTTTGTAAagtaaaaaaaaccccacaacattTACTTTAAAGGTTCCCGCATTTAACTGGCGCTCTCTGCACCTGCTGTGTGGCGCCCCGCGTCAGTGCTGGAGGAATCTGCCGCTTTCCTGCGGGTCCTGGACAAAGGCCTCTGTCCCCTTTGCCTTCCCAGGAGAGGCAGCATGGCCAGCGTGCTGTCCCGGCGCCTCGGTAAGCGGTCACTCCTGGGCGCCCGGGTGTTGGGGCCCAGCGCCTCAGATGGGCCGTCGGGGACAGCGGAGCCGGAGGCCGCGCCGCAGCCCTTCCCCGTGCAAAAGGACGGTTCCTCCCAGGAGCAGCCCCAGGAGGCCGGCCCCCAGCAGGTGGCCTTTCAGCCCGGGCAGAAGGTAGGTTGACGGCCACCATGGGGGCCGGTGGGGAGCTCTCGGGCCGGTCCTTTTCCTTCTAGTCCCAGAGGCCCTTGGGCAGGCAGGGGTCTCAAGAACGCGGCATTGCAGCAGACCCTGCGCTCCCTGCGCGTTCCTTCGTGACGGGATTACCTGGAGGGAAGCTGACAAGGCCTGACATCTGAAATCCTGGGCTTTAACCAGCTCAGAACCTCCATCTGAAGCCTGGCCATAGGTCCATTTTGCTAAACCTGTGCAGTTTGCAACTTGATAAAGCAGGGAGGCAGCGTCCGGCGTGTGCGAGACGGGTGAGGGTGTGCCTCTGCATTGGCGATGAGGACGTGAGCCGAGTCCGGGTTGGGTTTCCTCCTCCAGTGGCTCTTCCGCTTAGGAAGGCGCTGGCGTCGCGGGCGCTGGTACCACCTGCAGGTGGCGGTGCACCTGCTTCAGCGTCGCCCCCGAGGGCTCAGGCTCGGAGGTGTCCCTTCCGTTTCCTCTCCCCGAGGCTCGTGTCCCGCAGCCTTCCTTCCATGGGTGAGACGACCTGCCACCTCCAGGAGCCCGGCTCAAGGGTGCCTCCTCTCATCGCCCCCGTCCTCTCGTCCCGGGGTGGACTCAGGATTCTCTGAAGGGAAATGCAGGGCACAAGCTGTTCAGGACAGCGTTGGGGACCGGTGGCGGCGCAGGGGCTCCAGAGGCAGGGCAGGCGAGCTGGAGGAATGGGCGCAGGTCCCACGTCCAGACCAAGACCCCTGACACGGACGGGCTGGCCGTCTGCGGTCCAGAGCATCCCGAGGACCCGTTGGGGAAGAGTGGGCCCAGGCAGCTTTCGGGGTGCCCGGGTGGGAAGCGCTGCCCAGCGTGCCTGGAGAGTGCCCACGGGGGGCAGACGCGCTCCTGCACGCGCAGCCTGCGGGGTCCGCTGCCCGTGCCGACCCCGGCCCGTCTCTCCCTCCAGGTGTGTGTGTGGCACGGGGGCCAGGAGTGCCCCGGGCTGGTGGAGCAGCACAGCCGGGCCGAGGAGAAGGTGACCGTGTGGCTGCTGGACCAGAAGCAGCAAGTGTGCTGCGCGGCGGGGGAGGTGTGGCTCGCCGACCAGTTGGCTGTCTCGCAGGCGCCACCTGCTGCGCAGGCGCCACCCGCCGTGCAGGGCGCGCGGGCGGCCGACAGACCCGTCTCCAGGAGCATCGACGTCCCCAAGAGGTGGGTCGTGGGCCCTCCTGGGTGGGAAGGAACGGGGGGGTCATCGCGCGGGTAGCGGGCGGTACGAGAAAGGGCCCTGTCCCCGGAACTCTGGAGGTTTTCTTTCCCGAGCTCTGTCGTGGGTGA
The sequence above is drawn from the Dasypus novemcinctus isolate mDasNov1 chromosome 25, mDasNov1.1.hap2, whole genome shotgun sequence genome and encodes:
- the ZNF395 gene encoding zinc finger protein 395; the protein is MASVLSRRLGKRSLLGARVLGPSASDGPSGTAEPEAAPQPFPVQKDGSSQEQPQEAGPQQVAFQPGQKVCVWHGGQECPGLVEQHSRAEEKVTVWLLDQKQQVCCAAGEVWLADQLAVSQAPPAAQAPPAVQGARAADRPVSRSIDVPKRSPSQEETGRGRTSGSAAFSVKDHLATVSGF